In the genome of Bacteroidales bacterium, one region contains:
- a CDS encoding endonuclease/exonuclease/phosphatase family protein, which translates to MKRLLKILVWFFFFLWLLSFLGLLLPPTFIWVLSFLALFFPLIFVVALIAFLVYSFYNIKALVGLLIVSLSSFFVLKPLSFFPHKKTYHFSSDDTLFSVISHNVDIFKFYEKGAFIPEKWIKTYQQLNPHILCLQECFVPDTSKIFIHKNLLEPLSMSYYVYFPYLAIKDKGFAGMFIGSKFPILHHGIISNNTPEGKKIIAIWADLLLYEKDTMRVFNVHLQSYQFSQKERDFLDIKANSAQKSILINFLSKFRLNAYYRSLQAKKLLEFALTFPDEVIVMGDFNELPWSYICITFAKYFKDVYKITGTLNHFRTLNFALPLRVDYIFMKENKIWVPVSYQVIKENLNDHYPIQCIFAKNGK; encoded by the coding sequence ATGAAAAGATTGCTTAAAATTTTAGTATGGTTTTTCTTCTTTTTATGGCTGTTGTCCTTTCTGGGGCTTTTATTGCCACCAACATTCATCTGGGTTCTTTCTTTCTTAGCTCTTTTTTTCCCACTTATTTTCGTGGTAGCATTAATCGCGTTTTTAGTATATTCTTTCTATAATATCAAAGCTTTGGTTGGTCTGCTTATTGTGAGTTTATCTAGTTTCTTTGTTCTAAAACCATTAAGTTTTTTTCCTCACAAAAAGACTTATCATTTTTCATCAGATGATACGTTGTTTTCGGTTATTTCACATAATGTAGATATTTTTAAATTTTATGAAAAAGGAGCTTTCATTCCAGAAAAATGGATTAAGACATATCAGCAGCTCAATCCCCATATTTTATGTTTGCAAGAGTGTTTTGTTCCAGACACTTCCAAAATTTTTATTCATAAAAATTTACTCGAACCTCTTTCTATGAGTTATTATGTTTATTTCCCATATTTGGCAATAAAAGATAAAGGATTTGCAGGCATGTTTATTGGCAGCAAGTTCCCTATTCTACATCATGGAATTATCAGTAACAATACTCCAGAAGGCAAAAAAATCATAGCCATTTGGGCTGATCTTCTATTGTATGAGAAGGATACCATGAGGGTATTTAACGTTCATCTACAATCGTATCAGTTTTCCCAGAAGGAAAGAGATTTTTTAGACATAAAGGCCAACTCTGCCCAGAAGAGTATTCTTATTAATTTTTTAAGTAAATTTCGTTTGAATGCTTATTATCGTTCTTTGCAAGCTAAAAAATTGCTTGAATTTGCTCTTACATTTCCTGATGAAGTGATTGTAATGGGTGATTTTAATGAGTTACCTTGGTCTTACATTTGTATCACATTCGCAAAGTATTTTAAAGATGTTTACAAAATTACTGGTACTTTAAATCATTTCAGAACACTGAATTTTGCTTTACCATTACGTGTAGATTATATTTTTATGAAAGAGAACAAAATATGGGTACCTGTTTCATATCAAGTTATCAAGGAGAATCTCAATGATCATTATCCTATTCAATGTATCTTCGCTAAAAATGGGAAATAA
- the trmD gene encoding tRNA (guanosine(37)-N1)-methyltransferase TrmD, with protein MRFDVLTIFPEMFSGFLNHSILKRAREKKLVEIYVHDIRNYSTDKHKRVDDYPYGGGPGMVMMIEPIDRAISDLKQKISYDEIIFMTPDGIPFTQSIANRLSLQRNLLLLCGHYKGVDQRVRDNLVTMEISIGDYVLTGGELPAAVVIDAVTRLIPGVLHDETSALHDSFQAGLLSEPVYTRPSEYKGWKVPDILLSGDSKKIEEWRYEQAYKKTLKLRPDLLKKY; from the coding sequence ATGCGATTTGATGTTCTAACGATTTTTCCAGAGATGTTTTCAGGTTTTTTAAATCATTCTATTTTAAAACGTGCAAGAGAAAAAAAATTAGTAGAAATTTATGTACACGATATTAGAAACTATTCTACAGATAAACATAAACGAGTAGATGATTATCCTTATGGAGGAGGTCCTGGGATGGTTATGATGATAGAACCTATCGATAGAGCTATTTCTGATTTAAAACAAAAAATTTCTTACGATGAAATTATTTTTATGACCCCTGATGGAATTCCTTTTACTCAATCAATAGCCAATCGTTTAAGCTTGCAACGTAATCTTCTTTTGCTATGCGGGCATTACAAAGGCGTTGATCAGCGAGTTAGAGATAACCTAGTAACAATGGAAATATCCATTGGGGATTATGTTTTGACAGGGGGTGAATTGCCAGCAGCTGTGGTCATAGATGCAGTAACTAGATTAATCCCTGGTGTTTTGCATGACGAGACTTCAGCTTTACATGATTCCTTCCAGGCGGGTCTTTTATCTGAGCCTGTTTATACTAGGCCTTCTGAATATAAAGGGTGGAAGGTTCCTGACATATTGCTTTCTGGTGATAGTAAAAAAATTGAAGAATGGAGATATGAACAAGCTTATAAAAAAACTTTAAAGCTTCGCCCCGATTTGTTGAAGAAATACTAA